The sequence CGGCCTCCTCGGTGCGCTCGTCGCCGGCAGCGTCCTCGCGGCGACGCTCACCCGCGACCCGGCCACGTCGCTCGGATACACGCGTTTCGCTCCCGCGCTGGCCGTCGTCGACGGCGCGGTCCTCGTGCGTGACCCCCTGTCGTCGGTGGTGCCCGCCCTCCTCCTGTGGGAACTCGCCGGTGTCGTCGTCCTCGCCGTTGCCGCCGACTACCGCGCCGACCGCGGGGTCGAACGCCCGCCCCTCGATACGGCTTACGAGGACGAGTAAAGCGAAACCGGGAAGCCCCGCGCCGCCAACGCCGTGGCATGGAACGCGGCGCCATCCCCCTCGCCGATATCGGCCCGTTCGACCTGCAGGCGACCGTCGAGAGCGGGCAGAGCTACCTCTGGGACCGGGCGGACGGAGGGATGTACGACCAGACCGACGCCCACGGCGGCGACGCGTGGTACGAGACGGTCGTGCCACCCATCGAGGGCGTGGGCAACGACCGCGCCGTCGTCCGCGTGCGCCAGACCGACGACCGACTGGAGTGGGAGTCGACCACCGACGCCGTTCCGCTCTTGACCCACCTCCTGCGCTTGGATGACGACTTGGACGCCATCCTCGCGGCGACGCCCGACGACCCGCTCTTGGACCGCGCGTACGACGCCTACCGCGGCATGCGACTGGTCCGGGACCCACCTTTCCCCTGTCTCGTCTCCTTCATCTGCTCGGCTCAGATGCGCGTCTCGCGCATCCACCGGATGCAACGTGCACTCGCGCGGACGTACGGCGACGAACTCGTCGTCGACGGGGAGACGTACCACGCCTTCCCGACGCCGAGCCAACTCGCGGCGCCCAGCGAGGGCGCCCTCCGCGACCTGAAACTCGGGTATCGCGCGCCCTACGTCCAGCGCACGGCGTCGATGGTCGCCGGGGGCGAGGCCACGCCGGAGGACGCTCGCGGCCGCGACTACGAGGACGCGCGGACGTATCTCACGCAGTTCGTGGGCGTGGGGGAGAAGGTGGCCGACTGCGTCCTCTTGTTCTCGCTCGACTATCTCGAAGCGGTGCCGCTCGATACGTGGATTCGCTCGGCTATCGCCGACCACTACCCCGACTGCGACCGGGGGTCGTACGCCGACACCTCGCGAGCGATTCGCGAACGCCTCGGCGGCGCGTACGCCGGCTACGCCCAGACGTATCTGTTCTACTACCTCCGCGCTGGCGGGGAGTGACGCTTACGCCGATTCGATGTCGTCGAAGAGGGCGACGACGCGTCGCTCCACCTCGTCTCGAATCTCGCGGACGCGCTCCGGGTCCGAGCCGTCCGGGTCGTCGAGCGCCCAGTCGCGGACGACGGTATCGACATCGCCGAGGTCGAGGGTGGAACACCCCATCGTGGCGACGTGGTCACAGGACCGGAGTTCGTCGTCGGTGATTTCGCGCGGCGTCCGCCCCGAGATGTCGACCCCTATCTCGCGCATCGCGTCGACGACCACGTCGTGGACGTGGTCGGCGGGGTGGGTGCCGCCGGTCAGGATTTCGACGTCGAGGCCGCGACGCTCGCGTTCGCGTTCGGCGAAGGCAGTCGCCATCTGCGAGCGGCCGGCGTTCTGTACGCAGACGAATCCGAGTCGGGTGGGTGACTCTGTCATGGTCAGTCGGAGGTGGTGGTCGGTTGGTCGTCGGTTCGGCCACGCCAGTCGAATCGGCGCTGGAAGTAGAGCGCGACGTTGACCAGCGCGAGTAGGACGGGCACCTCGATAAGCGGGCCGACGACGGTGGTGAACGCGACGCCGGAGCCGACGCCGAACACCGCGACGGCGACGGCGATGGCGAGCTCGAAGTTGTTCGAGGCGGCCGTGAAGCCGATGGCGGTGGTCGTCGAGTAGTCCGCGCCGATGCTTCGCCCCATGCCGAAGCTCACGAGGAACATCACGACGAAGTAAATCGTGAGCGGAACGGCGATGAGGAGCACGTCACCGGGTGACGCGACGATGGCGCCACCCTGCGTCGCGAACATGACGATGACGGTAAAGAGGAGGGCGACGAGCGTCAGCGGGTCGATTCGGGGGACGAACTCCTCGTCGTACCACGTCTCCCCCTTCACTCGCGTGCCGACGTAGCGCGTGAGAATCCCGGCCGCGAAGGGGATTCCGAGGAAGATGGCGATGGCGCGGAACACCTGCATCGGCGTCACGTCGAAGGTGGTGACGCCGGCGACCAGTGATTCGAGACCGAGTAGCGGCGGGATGACGAGGCCGAACAGCCAGACGTAGACGCCGTAGGTGACGATTTGAAAGATGCTGTTGAACGCCACCAGCCCGGTGACGTACTCCGTCGACCCCTCGGCGAGTTCGTTCCAGACGAGCACCATCGCGATACACCGGGCCATGCCGATGAACACGAGGCCGAGGAAGTATTCGGGCCGCGCGGGCAGGCCGGGGACGACGCCGCCGAAGAAGACGACGGCGAGGCCGAACATGAGCGTCGGGCCGATGAGCCAATTCTGGACGAGGCTCAGGCTGAGGACGCGCCAGTTCCGAAAGACCGTCCACAGTCGCGAGTAATCTGCCTTCGCCAGCGGCGGGTACATCATCACGATGAGGCCGAGTTCGACGAGATGGAGGTTCCCGATTGGCTCCGTCACCGACGGCACGGCGTACCCCACGCCGACGCCGACGGCCATCGCGCCGAGAATCCAGACGGTGAGGTACTTGTCCAGGACGTCCATCCCCCGCGGGTCGCCACAGCTCGCACAGTCGCAGTTCGGGCCGTGCTCGTGGGCGTTACTCATCGACGCTTCCCTCCAGCACCGTCACGAGCGCGACGGCGCGGTTCGTCGCGCGGTACTTCTTCCAGCGGCCGTCCTTCCGGCTCTCGACCAGTCCCGCCTCGACGAGCGTCGAGAGCGCGTGACTCAGGCCGCTCTCGCTCACGTCGACTACGGCGTGTAACTCACAGACACAGAGCTCCTCGCCGGCGGCGACGAGCGCTCGCGCGAGCGTGTAGCGCGTTTCGCTCGCGAGCGCCGAGAGCACGTCGAGTTCGGCCCGCGCCTGTGCCGTCCCCAGCGTCGCTTCGAGCGTACCGAGTTCGTCGAGTCGCTGCTCGACGTCTTCGGCCCGACACTCGCCGAGTTCGTCGTCGAGATACCGCCGGAGTCGTTCCGTCCCTTGACTCATGGAAATCAGTTCAGTATCTGTTCAAGTAAGTATTCCGATTAGGTGCCGAAAATCGGCTATAGTACGGTATATAGCGATATATCGAAAATCAGTTGTTCGGACGTTCAAGTGTGGTACTCCGAGGGTTTCCCACAGCCTGTCGGGGCGAAATTTCATGACGGTGGATATACAAGTGTAGTGTGGTATGGACTGTCGAGTCGTCGTCGAGGCCGCAGTTCCGGTGTACGACGTAGCGACCCCCGACGAGGCGATCCGGATTGCCATCGCCAAGACCGGCGAGATGTTGAACCCGGACCTCAACTACGTCGAAATCGAGATGGGGTCTCGGACGTCGCCGTCGGGCGAAGAGCTGCCGCCCGCGTTCATCGCCGCCGACGAGGCACTCGTCGCACTCGAACTCGAGATGAAGGTGTTCAACGTCGAGCAAGAGGAACACGCCTCGCGCATCGCGCGCAAGGAAATCGGGCAGCGACTCGACAACGTGCCGCTCTCCGTGCTCGACGTGGATACTATCGAGTCAGACGACGACGAGGCGGAGTCCGACGCAGCGGAGGAGACAGAGTCCGACGCGGCCGAAGAAACCGACGACGAGGACGACCTGATTCCGGAGTTCGAAGAACTCGTCGACGAGTGACGGCGTCGTGACTCAGTGGGGGTGGTGTCGGGTAGGCACTACACTGTGCCGTCGAACTCAGTCTGCGTGAGGAGCGACGCGCTCCTCGGTCGTATCCAAGGAAGAAGTGATGCCTTTTGCCAGTTTGAAAACAGCCGCCTTGTGGTCCGTCTTCGATTTGTGAATCGATGTGGGTCGTACCCCCATCTCCTCATAGGCGGTCAGGTCAATTTCGTCGTCATGCCACGCTGCGCACTGTTTCTCTACCTCCGCGAGGAGGCCGTGCAGGTGAATGAGCTCCTGCTTCTTCATAACAACCATCCATAGCAAGTCGAAGGTTATATTATTATCTTGAGTGGAGTTACCATGCGTCTATCGAGACAGTGTGTCATTCGACGGGTCGTGACACACCCCACAATACCCCAATCGGTCGGTTCACGGGAAGATTCGTCCAACCCCGACCGCTTCTGAAACGTTTTAGTCGCGCCCGCTGTCACGTCTATCCATGGATTACGAAGATAGTCTCGAACGCGCGCTCACCGAGACGCCCGAAGTCGGCGACGCGGCCGACCGATTTCAGGTCCCCGACCCCGACGTTCGACCCGAGGGCAACGTAACCATCTACGAGAACTTTCAGGCCACCTACGACCGACTGAACCGAGACGAGGAGCACCTCCTCAAGTTCTTCCAGTCGGAACTCGGCACCAGCGCAAGCATCGACGACCGAGGGCGAGCGCGCTTCACCGGCGACTTCAAGCAGTCGCGCGTGGCGGACGCTCTCGACGAGTACGTCGAATCGTTCGTGACGTGTTCCGAGTGTGAGTCGCCCGACACGCGGCTGGTCGAAGAGCAGGGCGCCACGGTACTGAAATGCGACGCCTGCGGGGCGCTGTCCGCAATCCCCGACCTCTAACTACTCCTCGAACTGCTTGACGAGTTCCAGGTCCCGTTCGGTCCGCATGAACTCCGCGAGCCGTCGGGTCGCGTGGCAGTCTGGGCAACTGAAGTTCTTCCGGTGACTGGGCAGGTCTGTCGGCGCCTCCTCCCAGTCCTTGTCACATTCGGGACACACCAGTCTGACAAACGCTTCGACCATACCCCGTCTGCACCCGCGAGTTCCTTCAAAGGTTCGCCGAATCGCAGTACGTGGTGTTTTGGTCGCCCGTCCCGTTCGTGTGGTCGTGTCCGGGGACGCCGTACCGGCGGGCGACCACGACGCACCGCTCAGTCGCGTGCTGACGACGCACGGCCGCGCCCATCTCCCCGAATTCGTCCTCGGCGGCGTCGCCAGCGTGTTCTCCATCGCGCTCGAACTCGTCCCCTCCTACCTGCTCGGCGTGGCCATCGACGTGTTCTTCACGAACGAGCGTCCCTTCTCGCTCCCGCTGATTCCGGACGCGTGGCTCCCCACCGCCACGCGCGAGCAGTTCGTCTTGCTCGTCGGCCTCGCGTTCGGTCTGTATCTCACCGCCGCGGCGCTCGCGTGGGTCAACAGTCTGGCGTGGAACCACTTCGCCCAACACCTCCAACACGAGGTGCGGACCGCGGCCTATCGGTCGGTCCAGGGGTTCGAACTCGCCTTCTTCGAGGGGACCCAGACCGGCGAGGTGATGAGCGTCCTCAACAACGACATCAACCAACTCGAGGAGTTCCTGACGACGGGGCTCCACAACGCGATGCGTATCGTCACGCGCGTCGTCGTCATCGCGGCCATCATGTTCTGGCTGAACTGGCAGCTCGCGTTCGTTGCCCTGCTGATGGTCCCGCTTCTCGTCGCCGTCTCCGTGGGGTTCGTGCGCCGCATCCAGCCCAAATACGGCGCCGTCCGCGAGCGAGTGGGGACGCTCAACGCCCGCTTGGAGAACAACCTCGGCGGCATCGAGACGGTGAAAGCCTACACGAACGAGGACTTCGAGAGCGGACGCGTCACCGACGCGTCGCGCGCGTATCTCGACGACCAGTGGGACGCCATCCGCGTCCGCGTCGCCTTCTTCCCCGTCCTTCGGGTGCTCACCGCCACCGGCTACGCGCTCACCTTCCTGCTCGGCGGGTGGTGGGTGCTCTTTGGCCCGCCGCTGGTCTTCACCGAACCCCTCTCGCCGGGCGTCCTCGTCACCTTCCTCCTCTACAGCCGCCGGTTTCGCTACCCGATGCGACGCGTCGGCGAGGTGCTCGACGACTACCAGTACGCCCGCGCCGCCGCCGCGCGCATCCTCGGCATCGACGAGCGCCGCCCCCGACTCCCCGAGTCCGACGACGCCGTCAACCTCGTCGACCCAGACGGCCGCGTCGCCTACGAGGGCGTCACCTTCCGCTACCCCGGCACCGAGGAAGTCGTCCTCGATGACGTGACGTTCACCGTCGACCCCGGCCAGTTCGTCGGCGTCGTCGGCCCCACGGGCGCGGGCAAGACGACGCTCCTGAAGCTCCTCCTCCGATTCTACGACGCAGACTCCGGGTCGGTTCGCATCGACGGCCACGACGTGCGCGACCTGACGCGCGCCAGTCTCCGCGAGGCCGTCGGCTACGTGAGTCAGGAGCCGTACCTGTTCCACGGCACCGTCGCGGAGAACGTCCGGTACGGGCGGGCCGACGCCGACCGTGCGGCGGTAATCGAGGCGTCGAAACGCGCCGGCGCCCACGAGTTCGTCGCCGAGTTGCCCGACGGCTACGACACCACCGTGGGTGAACGCGGCGTGAAGCTCTCGGGCGGCCAGCGCCAACGCCTCGCTATCGCGCGGGCGCTCCTGACCGACCCCGACCTGTTCGTCCTCGACGAGGCGACGAGCCACGTCGACAACGAGACGGAGTCGGTGATTCGCCGCCAACTCGCCGACCTGACCGCCGACCGGACCACCTTCGCCATCGCGCACCGCCTCTCGACGGTGCGCGACGCGGACCAGATTCTCGTCCTCGACGACGGCCGACTGGTCGAGCAGGGCACCCACGAGGAACTCCTCGCGCGCGACGGTCTGTACGCCGACCTCTGGGCCGTCCAGGTGGGCTCGGTCGAGGAGTTGCCCGAGCGCTTCGCCGACGGTGCGGGCTAGCTGGATTTCAAAACCCTTAACGCCGTCTCGCGAATAGAACCCAGTAGCGGGATGGGATAGCCAGGAGATTCCGCCGGGCTCATAACCCGGAGATCGGTAGTTCAAATCTACCTCCCGCTATTTTCGAGCGGACATCGTGAACGAGGAGCGGAGCGACGAGTGAACCGTCCGCTCGAAACGGCCCAGTAGATTTGAAGCAGGGAGTGACGTGAGCGAAGCGAGCGGAACGACCGTGGTTCAAATCTACCTCCCGCTACGTTCTGGCAGATGAGAAGTCGAACGACGACAGCGACGGTCTACTCTTCCTGTTTCGTCCGCCCGAGATAGGCATAGCAGTTCGGACACTGAATCGGGCGGGCGCCGTGTCGGTCCGGGTCACCGACGAAGCGCGTGTGTGAGTACCCTCGGCCACACTCTTCGCAGGTCACGATAACGACCACACTGGCCGAAGTCGCTCCGCGCACTTGGCGGTGTCTATCCCTCGGTCGATGCCTCGTCCTCGCCGCTCGGTCGGACGAGATTGGCGAGGGTCACGAGAACGCCGAGCGCCCACCCGACCGGTACCGCGATGCCGCCCCACAGCCCCACGTGCGCGAATCCCACGAGTTCGAACCGCTGTCGGAGGAGGGTGTTCAGGCCGCGGTAGGCAAAGAGCGAGTCGAGCAGCCACACTGCGAGCGTCTCGCTCCGGGGGAAGACGGCGCTCGCGAGCGTCGGCGAGTAGAGCGCGGCGACCACCGGCGGGAGGAAGACGGCGACGACGGCGAAAGGATAGGCGACGAGGACGGTGGTCACGCGCCCGCCCACGCGCCGGAACAGGAGGGCGAGTATCGTCGCGACGACGGCGACGCTCCCCGCGGCGGCGACGGCGAGAAAGCCGGTCGTCGAGAAGCGCAGACGGGCGAGCGCGGTCAGCGCGCCCCAGACGAGGGCAGCCAGGAGGACGGTCCCGACGGCGCCCAATCGCGTCGCCGTGCGGTCGAATCGGCGGACGTGAAACCGGGCCAGCAGGCCGACCACGGCGAACGGATACCCCACGACCAGGCCGACGACGCCGAGGAGCGACCAAGCGGTGTAGCACGCTCGTTCGCCCGTCGTCGTCGGTTCCCACCCAGTCACGACCGGATGTGTCTCTCGCAGCTGTGGAAAGGCGATTCGCATCCAGAGGCCGTGGAGGCGCCGAAGGTCGTAGGACACGTCGGCGACTAGGCTCAGTACGACACCCATCGACCGTCGATTCGGTCAGACTGGGTGTTAACGGTTCGGGTGCGCGAAAACGGACGGGGACGAAAGGCGGCTAGTCACGAGGCTCGTGC is a genomic window of Haloplanus vescus containing:
- a CDS encoding DUF7836 family putative zinc-binding protein translates to MVEAFVRLVCPECDKDWEEAPTDLPSHRKNFSCPDCHATRRLAEFMRTERDLELVKQFEE
- a CDS encoding translation initiation factor IF-2 subunit beta, coding for MDYEDSLERALTETPEVGDAADRFQVPDPDVRPEGNVTIYENFQATYDRLNRDEEHLLKFFQSELGTSASIDDRGRARFTGDFKQSRVADALDEYVESFVTCSECESPDTRLVEEQGATVLKCDACGALSAIPDL
- the arsB gene encoding ACR3 family arsenite efflux transporter, which produces MSNAHEHGPNCDCASCGDPRGMDVLDKYLTVWILGAMAVGVGVGYAVPSVTEPIGNLHLVELGLIVMMYPPLAKADYSRLWTVFRNWRVLSLSLVQNWLIGPTLMFGLAVVFFGGVVPGLPARPEYFLGLVFIGMARCIAMVLVWNELAEGSTEYVTGLVAFNSIFQIVTYGVYVWLFGLVIPPLLGLESLVAGVTTFDVTPMQVFRAIAIFLGIPFAAGILTRYVGTRVKGETWYDEEFVPRIDPLTLVALLFTVIVMFATQGGAIVASPGDVLLIAVPLTIYFVVMFLVSFGMGRSIGADYSTTTAIGFTAASNNFELAIAVAVAVFGVGSGVAFTTVVGPLIEVPVLLALVNVALYFQRRFDWRGRTDDQPTTTSD
- a CDS encoding UPF0058 family protein, with translation MKKQELIHLHGLLAEVEKQCAAWHDDEIDLTAYEEMGVRPTSIHKSKTDHKAAVFKLAKGITSSLDTTEERVAPHAD
- a CDS encoding DUF555 domain-containing protein, producing the protein MDCRVVVEAAVPVYDVATPDEAIRIAIAKTGEMLNPDLNYVEIEMGSRTSPSGEELPPAFIAADEALVALELEMKVFNVEQEEHASRIARKEIGQRLDNVPLSVLDVDTIESDDDEAESDAAEETESDAAEETDDEDDLIPEFEELVDE
- a CDS encoding arsenate-mycothiol transferase ArsC, which translates into the protein MTESPTRLGFVCVQNAGRSQMATAFAERERERRGLDVEILTGGTHPADHVHDVVVDAMREIGVDISGRTPREITDDELRSCDHVATMGCSTLDLGDVDTVVRDWALDDPDGSDPERVREIRDEVERRVVALFDDIESA
- a CDS encoding ABC transporter ATP-binding protein, encoding MSGDAVPAGDHDAPLSRVLTTHGRAHLPEFVLGGVASVFSIALELVPSYLLGVAIDVFFTNERPFSLPLIPDAWLPTATREQFVLLVGLAFGLYLTAAALAWVNSLAWNHFAQHLQHEVRTAAYRSVQGFELAFFEGTQTGEVMSVLNNDINQLEEFLTTGLHNAMRIVTRVVVIAAIMFWLNWQLAFVALLMVPLLVAVSVGFVRRIQPKYGAVRERVGTLNARLENNLGGIETVKAYTNEDFESGRVTDASRAYLDDQWDAIRVRVAFFPVLRVLTATGYALTFLLGGWWVLFGPPLVFTEPLSPGVLVTFLLYSRRFRYPMRRVGEVLDDYQYARAAAARILGIDERRPRLPESDDAVNLVDPDGRVAYEGVTFRYPGTEEVVLDDVTFTVDPGQFVGVVGPTGAGKTTLLKLLLRFYDADSGSVRIDGHDVRDLTRASLREAVGYVSQEPYLFHGTVAENVRYGRADADRAAVIEASKRAGAHEFVAELPDGYDTTVGERGVKLSGGQRQRLAIARALLTDPDLFVLDEATSHVDNETESVIRRQLADLTADRTTFAIAHRLSTVRDADQILVLDDGRLVEQGTHEELLARDGLYADLWAVQVGSVEELPERFADGAG
- a CDS encoding ArsR/SmtB family transcription factor — translated: MSQGTERLRRYLDDELGECRAEDVEQRLDELGTLEATLGTAQARAELDVLSALASETRYTLARALVAAGEELCVCELHAVVDVSESGLSHALSTLVEAGLVESRKDGRWKKYRATNRAVALVTVLEGSVDE
- a CDS encoding DNA-3-methyladenine glycosylase family protein, translating into MERGAIPLADIGPFDLQATVESGQSYLWDRADGGMYDQTDAHGGDAWYETVVPPIEGVGNDRAVVRVRQTDDRLEWESTTDAVPLLTHLLRLDDDLDAILAATPDDPLLDRAYDAYRGMRLVRDPPFPCLVSFICSAQMRVSRIHRMQRALARTYGDELVVDGETYHAFPTPSQLAAPSEGALRDLKLGYRAPYVQRTASMVAGGEATPEDARGRDYEDARTYLTQFVGVGEKVADCVLLFSLDYLEAVPLDTWIRSAIADHYPDCDRGSYADTSRAIRERLGGAYAGYAQTYLFYYLRAGGE